One window of Halopelagius longus genomic DNA carries:
- a CDS encoding HalOD1 output domain-containing protein: protein MTEPGGTSSGTSGADDIGVRIVREVAAELDRSPMELEPLAGLVDIDALSSLTTTQSVNVSFEYEGLRVTVHRDGSVGVERLDDRSMR from the coding sequence GTGACCGAACCCGGCGGCACGTCTTCGGGTACGAGCGGGGCGGACGACATCGGCGTGAGAATCGTCCGCGAAGTCGCCGCCGAACTCGACCGAAGTCCGATGGAGTTGGAACCGCTCGCGGGACTCGTCGATATCGACGCGCTCTCGTCGCTCACGACGACGCAGTCCGTGAACGTCTCGTTCGAGTACGAGGGTCTCCGCGTCACCGTCCACCGCGACGGGTCTGTCGGCGTCGAACGGCTCGACGACCGGTCGATGCGG
- a CDS encoding potassium channel family protein: MDPADVEYEPVSVKEVLSEMKDTAELLIDLSYSAVLNGSDDIAREVLALEERMDILQLQGRMSLLMAARNPEDAEQLAPVLGVIGAAEKISNAAGDIAKVVLEDIGLPDAIRAALPEAAEMLVRATVAADSPYDGRTLGDINMETETGVRVIAIRRRSATGKRRWITNPDRETQLRENDVLLLRGAQEGVAAVYETVAGVPYEPPAVADPPIEDLERAVDSIILMKDMSELAVDLAYGAILFDSEGVAEEVDELEAEVDALKSRFEAWVLRAASRVEDPVQLRGLVHLASATEVISDAALEISEGVLRGLNAHPVVAVAVEESDEVIVRLTVAEGSTLANATLGEKRVKTETGMRVIAVRRERPPAADAPNDADEWVIQPGPETELLPGDVVIAKGTRAGAERLGEATGDPQLFDE; encoded by the coding sequence ATGGACCCAGCGGACGTGGAGTACGAACCGGTCAGCGTGAAGGAGGTGCTCTCGGAGATGAAAGACACCGCAGAGCTCCTCATCGACCTCTCGTACTCCGCCGTCCTCAACGGGAGCGACGACATCGCGCGGGAGGTTCTCGCGCTCGAAGAGCGGATGGACATCCTCCAGTTGCAGGGGCGGATGAGCCTCCTGATGGCCGCGCGCAACCCCGAGGACGCCGAGCAACTCGCGCCCGTCCTCGGCGTCATCGGCGCGGCCGAGAAGATATCCAACGCGGCGGGCGACATCGCCAAGGTCGTCTTGGAGGACATCGGCCTCCCCGACGCCATCCGGGCGGCCCTGCCGGAGGCCGCCGAGATGCTGGTGCGCGCCACCGTCGCCGCCGACTCGCCGTACGACGGCCGCACCCTCGGCGACATCAACATGGAGACGGAGACGGGCGTCCGCGTCATCGCCATCCGCCGCCGTTCCGCGACGGGCAAGCGCCGGTGGATAACGAATCCCGACCGGGAGACCCAACTGCGAGAGAACGACGTGCTCCTCCTCCGCGGCGCGCAGGAGGGCGTCGCCGCCGTCTACGAGACGGTGGCCGGCGTCCCGTACGAACCGCCGGCGGTCGCCGACCCGCCCATCGAGGACCTCGAACGCGCCGTCGACTCGATAATCCTGATGAAGGACATGAGCGAACTCGCCGTGGACCTCGCGTACGGCGCGATTCTGTTCGACAGCGAGGGCGTCGCCGAGGAGGTAGACGAGTTGGAGGCGGAGGTGGACGCGCTGAAGTCGCGCTTCGAGGCGTGGGTGCTCCGGGCGGCGAGCCGCGTCGAAGACCCGGTTCAGCTCCGCGGACTCGTCCACCTCGCCTCCGCGACGGAGGTCATCTCCGACGCCGCACTCGAAATCAGCGAGGGCGTCCTCCGCGGACTCAACGCCCACCCCGTCGTCGCCGTCGCCGTCGAGGAGTCCGACGAGGTCATCGTCCGCCTCACCGTCGCCGAGGGGAGCACCCTCGCGAACGCGACGCTGGGAGAGAAGCGGGTGAAGACGGAGACGGGGATGCGCGTCATCGCCGTCCGGCGGGAACGCCCCCCGGCCGCCGACGCGCCGAACGACGCCGACGAGTGGGTGATTCAGCCCGGCCCGGAGACCGAACTGCTCCCCGGCGACGTGGTCATCGCGAAGGGCACCCGCGCCGGCGCCGAACGACTCGGCGAGGCCACCGGCGACCCGCAACTGTTCGACGAGTAA